The Denticeps clupeoides chromosome 4, fDenClu1.1, whole genome shotgun sequence genome segment CCTTTAAAACAACTTACCATAACAAGTTACTCGTCATTCTTGAATTTGCCACTGATGTACGGCACATAGTCGAGGAAGACTCGCCAGTCTGTGAAATGGACCAGCGCTACTCCGCCGGTGGCGCCCCACACAGCCAGGGTGGGAACCCTGCAgcaagaacataaaaaaaataataataccaataataataataaaagtgggATATAGTGGAACTAAAACGCTGCCGAATCGAACTACTCATTTAAACCAAGCATTAACAGAACAAGCGAACACACTAGTAAGCGAACCGCTTAAGAAATAAAGTTAAAAGGAGCGTTTTTCCACCCAACAGGCAGAACACCAGCAACGTCTTCAACTATTTACCCCCCTGCAGTATTAAGGCGTGATTAATGATATGATGT includes the following:
- the uqcr11 gene encoding cytochrome b-c1 complex subunit 10; protein product: MLSKLVGAKYVSIARTWVPTLAVWGATGGVALVHFTDWRVFLDYVPYISGKFKNDE